The Panthera uncia isolate 11264 chromosome C1 unlocalized genomic scaffold, Puncia_PCG_1.0 HiC_scaffold_3, whole genome shotgun sequence genome includes a region encoding these proteins:
- the PRSS56 gene encoding serine protease 56, giving the protein MLLPVLLLLLPFPDLPSVAGHPLYMRLPPSTLQALSAQGTKALQAAQRSAQWAVNRVAMEIQHRLHECRGPGRPRPQAQDPAAPGPCGERRPSTVNVTRAHGRIVGGSAAPRGAWPWLVRLQVGGQPLCGGVLVAASWVLTAAHCFAGAQNELLWTVTLAEDPRGEQAEEVPVNRILPHPKFDPRTFHNDLALVQLWTPVSWAGAVRPVCLPQGPREPPAGTACAIAGWGALFEDGPEAEAVREARVPLLSADTCKRALGPELHPSSMLCAGYLAGGIDSCQGDSGGPLTCSEPGPRPKEVLYGVTSWGDGCGEPGKPGVYTRVAVFKDWLQEQMSAIPSSREPSCRELLAWDPPAEPQADAAPPCAFYSRLCSGPAVACARLAQQQCLQRRRRCELRSLAHTLLGLLRGAQDLLGPSPGMRRLAPALARSALSLLEPPRHPAREQRLHPGSRAAGARFPKRRPEQRQEGNGCPGLETLQQKLATLQGTHAWILQVPSEHLAMDFHEVLADLGSKTLTGLFRAWVRAGLGGQHVVFGGLVGLEPATMARSLPRLLVQALQAFRLAALAEAEGPQMGTG; this is encoded by the exons ATGCTGCTGCctgtgttgctgctgctgctgcccttcCCAGACCTACCGTCTGTCGCTGGGCACCCACTGTACATGCGCCTGCCCCCCAGCACCCTGCAAG CTCTGTCAGCCCAAGGGACGAAAGCGCTGCAGGCCGCCCAGAGGAGCGCCCAGTGGGCAGTAAATCGAGTGGCAATGGAGATCCAGCACAGACTCCACGAGTGCAGAG GACCTGGGCGTCCTAGGCCACAAGCGCAGGATCCAGCCGCCCCAG GGCCGTGTGGCGAGCGGCGCCCGAGCACTGTCAACGTGACGCGTGCCCACGGCCGCATTGTCGGGGGTAGCGCTGCGCCGCGGGGGGCCTGGCCCTGGCTGGTGAGGCTGCAAGTCGGGGGGCAGCCTCTGTGCGGCGGCGTCCTGGTGGCGGCGTCCTGGGTACTCACCGCGGCGCACTGCTTCGCGGG CGCCCAGAACGAGCTTCTGTGGACGGTGACGCTGGCCGAGGACCCCCGGGGAGAGCAAGCGGAGGAGGTGCCGGTGAACCGCATCTTGCCCCACCCCAAG TTTGACCCGCGGACCTTCCACAACGACCTGGCCCTCGTGCAGCTGTGGACGCCGGTGAGCTGGGCAGGGGCGGTGCGCCCTGTGTGCCTGCCCCAGGGGCCCCGGGAGCCCCCAGCCGGCACGGCTTGCGCCATCGCGGGCTGGGGGGCCCTCTTCGAAG ACGGGCCTGAGGCTGAGGCGGTCAGGGAGGCCCGAGTGCCCCTGCTCAGTGCTGACACCTGCAAAAGGGCCTTGGGGCCCGAGCTGCACCCCAGCAGCATGCTCTGTGCCGGCTACCTGGCCGGGGGCATCGACTCATGCCAG GGTGACTCCGGAGGCCCCCTGACATGTTCTGAGCCTGGCCCCCGCCCCAAGGAGGTCCTGTACGGGGTCACCTCCTGGGGGGACGGATGCGGAGAGCCAGGGAAGCCCGGAGTCTACACTCGAGTGGCCGTGTTCAAGGACTGGCTCCAGGAGCAGATGAGCG CAATCCCCTCCAGCCGGGAACCCAGCTGCCGGGAGCTTCTGGCCTGGGACCCGCCCGCGGAGCCGCAGGCAGACGCCGCCCCGCCGTGCGCCTTCTACTCCCGCCTGTGCTCCGGGCCCGCGGTCGCCTGTGCGCGTCTGGCGCAACAGCAGTGCCTGCAGCGCCGGAGGCGATGCG AGCTGCGCTCGCTGGCGCACACCCTCCTGGGCCTGCTGCGGGGCGCTCAGGACCTGCTCGGCCCGAGCCCAGGGATGCGGCGTCTGGCCCCAGCCCTGGCTCGCTCCGCTCTGTCGCTCCtagagcctcccaggcaccctgcccGCGAGCAGCGGctgcacccag GATCGCGGGCTGCAGGCGCGCGGTTCCCGAAGCGGAGACCAGAGCAGCGCCAGGAAGGGAACG GCTGCCCTGGGTTGGAAACGCTGCAACAGAAGTTGGCCACCCTTCAAGGCACCCATGCCTGGATCCTACAGGTCCCATCAGAGCACTTGGCCATGGACTTCCATGAG GTCCTGGCAGATCTGGGCTCCAAGACACTGACCGGCCTCTTCCGAGCCTGGGTGCGGGCAGGCTTGGGGGGCCAGCATGTGGTCTTTGGTGGCCTGGTGGGCCTGGAGCCAGCCACGATGGCCCGCAGCCTTCCCCGGTTGCTGGTGCAGGCCCTGCAGGCCTTCCGCTTGGCCGCcctggcagaggcagagggacccCAGATGGGTACAGGGTAG